A single Phragmites australis chromosome 4, lpPhrAust1.1, whole genome shotgun sequence DNA region contains:
- the LOC133916692 gene encoding endo-1,4-beta-xylanase 5-like, whose product MKRALFLLVWVALLSAARMVQSLPYDYSSSSECLPEPLEPHYSGGIIRNADFSAGLQGWSGFGYGIVSEGVSAEGNRFAVARNRTRPYQSVSQKVYLQNDTHYTLSAWLQVSDGSADVRAVVKTNGDFIHAGGVDARSGCWSILKGGLTAAASGPAELYFESNATVDIWVDNVSLQPFSKEEWSAHHEASIKKARKKMVRLRARDSAGNPVPGAQMRIEHVRNGFPLGSAMSKEILTNPAYQRWFTSRFTVTTFENEMKWYSTEWVQGREDYSVPDAMLRFAKNHGIAVRGHNIFWDDPSTQMPWVKALSGEQLRRATARRIKSVMSRYARQVIAWDVVNENLHFNFFEGKFGWEASAAFYRRAHQMDGSALLSMNEFNTLEQPGDLSVVPGKYLGKLWQIKDFPGNGNAARMAIGLEGHFDVPNIPYIRAALDTMSKANVPIWLTEIDVKPGPNQAAHLEQVLREVYAHPAVHGIILWTARHPYGCYVMCLTDNNFKNLPTGDVVDKLIWEWKTHSNVGVADADGYYEAELFHGDYKVTVSHPAANSTVVQSLSVDKESDNEYTIHV is encoded by the exons ATGAAGAGGGCTCTGTTCTTGCTGGTGTGGGTCGCGCTGTTGAGTG CTGCTCGCATGGTGCAATCTCTTCCTTACGACTACTCGTCGAGCTCTGAG TGTTTGCCGGAGCCGCTGGAGCCTCATTACAGCGGCGGCATCATCCGGAACGCCGACTTCAGCGCCGGCCTCCAGGGCTGGTCGGGGTTCGGGTACGGCATCGTCTCGGAAGGCGTGTCGGCAGAGGGGAACAGGTTCGCCGTGGCGCGGAACCGGACGCGGCCGTACCAGAGCGTCAGCCAGAAGGTGTACCTGCAGAACGACACGCACTACACTCTGTCCG CTTGGCTGCAGGTCAGTGATGGCAGCGCCGATGTCAGAGCCGTCGTGAAGACCAATGGCGACTTCATCCACGCCGGTGGCGTAGACGCGCGGTCCGGGTGCTGGTCCATTCTCAAAGGCggcctcaccgccgccgcctccgggcCGGCAGAACTCTACTTCGAG AGCAATGCGACGGTGGACATATGGGTGGACAACGTCTCGCTGCAGCCGTTCTCCAAAGAAGAGTGGTCCGCTCACCACGAGGCGTCCATCAAGAAGGCGCGCAAGAAGATGGTGCGGCTCCGGGCGAGGGACTCCGCCGGAAACCCCGTGCCGGGTGCGCAGATGCGCATCGAGCACGTCCGGAATGGCTTCCCGCTGGGTTCGGCCATGAGCAAGGAGATATTGACCAACCCGGCGTACCAGCGGTGGTTCACGTCGCGGTTCACGGTGACCACCTTCGAGAACGAGATGAAGTGGTACAGCACGGAATGGGTCCAGGGCCGCGAGGACTACTCGGTGCCCGACGCGATGCTCCGGTTCGCCAAGAACCACGGCATCGCCGTGCGCGGGCACAACATCTTCTGGGATGACCCCAGCACACAGATGCCGTGGGTGAAGGCGCTCTCCGGCGAGCAGCTCCGGCGCGCCACGGCGAGGCGAATCAAGTCGGTGATGTCGCGGTACGCCAGGCAGGTGATCGCATGGGACGTGGTGAACGAGAACCTGCACTTCAACTTCTTCGAGGGCAAGTTCGGGtgggaggcgtcggcggcgttCTACCGGCGTGCGCACCAGATGGACGGCAGCGCGCTCCTGTCCATGAACGAGTTCAACACGCTGGAGCAGCCCGGCGACCTCAGCGTGGTACCGGGCAAGTACCTCGGCAAGCTGTGGCAAATCAAGGACTTCCCCGGGAACGGCAACGCCGCCAGGATGGCCATCGGCCTCGAGGGCCACTTCGACGTGCCCAACATCCCATACATCCGCGCCGCGCTCGACACCATGTCCAAGGCCAACGTGCCCATATGGCTCACCGAGATCGACGTCAAGCCGGGGCCCAACCAGGCGGCCCACCTCGAGCAGGTGCTCAGGGAGGTGTACGCGCACCCCGCCGTGCACGGCATCATCCTCTGGACGGCGAGGCATCCGTACGGGTGCTACGTCATGTGCCTCACCGATAACAACTTCAAGAACCTCCCCACCGGCGACGTCGTCGACAAGCTGATCTGGGAGTGGAAGACGCACTCGAACGTAGGCGTGGCGGACGCCGACGGCTACTACGAGGCCGAGCTGTTCCACGGGGACTACAAGGTCACCGTCAGCCACCCGGCGGCGAACTCCACCGTGGTGCAGAGCCTGAGCGTCGATAAGGAGTCTGACAACGAGTACACGATACACGTCTAG
- the LOC133916689 gene encoding uncharacterized protein LOC133916689, translated as MGGGGGGGGSSSDDDGDAAWKAAIDSIASVGFGVPSSNGAAKAASGCSGEASHGVELEQPREGKRQTPGLKLYQIKVRNMLDDMLEKNLEVVKATCSNLTDPTETEGGIKLFKKAPPGIKMDSMDKLHVQLRRPRILPGQEVDEKSKKFRHMLRSVVVEGNDILVSAKKASRRSLARLEEREAAAKAKAKREEERVRELKKVRGEKWLPSIARQIKEEKAWEQRWC; from the exons AtggggggcggcggcggcggcggcgggagcagcAGCGACGATGACGGGGACGCCGCGTGGAAGGCGGCCATAGACTCCATAGCTTCAGTCGGGTTCGGTGTCCCGTCCTCCAACGGCGCGGCGAAGGCGGCCTCTGGCTGCAGCGGCGAGGCGAGCCACGGCGTGGAGCTGGAGCAGCCTCGGGAAGGGAAGCGGCAGACTCCTGGGCTTAAGCTGTACCAGATCAAG GTAAGAAATATGTTGGATGATATGTTAGAGAAAAATCTCGAAGTAGTTAAAGCTACTTGCTCGAACTTAACCGACCCTACGGAAACAGAAGGAGGGATAAAGTTATTTAAAAAAGCGCCTCCTGGTATCAAAATGGATTCCATGG ATAAATTGCATGTGCAACTCAGGAGACCAAGAATCCTGCCTGGACAAGAGGTCGATGAGAAATCAAAGAAG TTCAGGCATATGCTCCGGTCTGTTGTTGTCGAGGGCAATGACATACTTGTTTCTGCAAAGAAAGCATCCCGGAGATCATTGGCTAGATTGGAAGAGAGAGAAGCTGCAGCGAAGGCAAAAGCCAAGAGGGAGGAAGAAAGGGTGCGGGAACTGAAGAAGGTCAGAGGAGAGAAATGGCTTCCTTCTATTGCTAGACAAATAAAG GAAGAAAAAGCTTGGGAGCAGCGATGGTGCTGA
- the LOC133916691 gene encoding uncharacterized protein LOC133916691, with product MKACAKAAGERLPLVRPPTGQPLARSFIKVSRLSSQHETRSVVSCSVRVSENMAHKIEARAENIFPATKDHVMKATDAINRGQVIAVPTDTIYGFACDACSAGAVNRIYEIKGRIQTRPLAICVADVSDISRFALVDHLPHGLLDSLLPGPVTVVLKRGENSILERSLNPGLDSIGVRVPDLDFIRSIAHGAGSALALTSANLSGRPSSVSVKDFEELWPHCSYVFDGGILPSGRAGSTIVDLITRGVYKILRGGSSREETTAVLSNFGFVEAS from the exons ATGAAGgcgtgcgccaaggcggcggggGAGAGGCTCCCCCTGGTTCGTCCTCCCACAGGGCAGCCGCTGGCTCGGAG TTTCATTAAGGTAAGCAGATTATCTTCTCAACATGAGACAAGGTCTGTAGTGTCCTGCTCAGTTAGGGTGTCAGAAAACATGGCACACAAAATAGAAGCCAGGGCAGAAAATATTTTCCCAGCAACAAAAGATCATGTCATGAAAGCAACCGATGCAATCAACAGAGGGCAAGTGATTGCAGTGCCCACTGATACAATATACGGATTTGCTTGTGATGCTTG CTCTGCGGGAGCAGTTAATCGCATATATGAGATCAAAGGGCGCATACAAACACGCCCTCTAGCAATCTGTGTTGCTGATGTCTCAGACATATCACGGTTTGCTTTAGTGGATCACTTACCACATGGCTTGCTTGATAGTCTACTTCCTGGGCCTGTCACTGTTGTTCTAAAACGAG GTGAAAACAGCATATTAGAGAGATCACTCAATCCTGGCTTGGATAGCATTGGAGTTCGTGTGCCGGATTTGGATTTCATACGATCCATTGCCCATGGTGCTGGGAGTGCACTTGCACTTACTAGTGCCAACTTAAGCGGACGTCCTAGTAGTGTCAGCGTCAAAGATTTCGAGGAATTATGGCCACATTGTTCATATGTCTTTGATGGTGGAATACTTCCTTCTGGACGTGCTGGTTCAACAATTGTTGACCTGATAACACGAGGAGTCTACAAGATATTGAGAGGTGGAAG TTCAAGGGAGGAAACAACAGCAGTGCTTAGCAATTTCGGCTTTGTCGAAGCTTCATGA
- the LOC133914830 gene encoding endo-1,4-beta-xylanase 4-like: MKVFTRKLILFLSLVLFEGCLVRSEKVSYDYTASIECVKEPEKPLYGGGIISSAEAPAHKSAGGKKLLMAKTKSSAPVKGSVLKVELQKDHHYALSAWLQLSKGAGDISAVIVTPDGKFNTAGVIAAQSGCWTLLKGGATSFAEGKGDLFFESNSTAEIMAESIALQGFSFDEWKAHRDEDLRQERKKKVKITVESDGSPVPDAELSVEWVAKGFPLGNAMTKEILDMPEYEEWFTKRFKWATMENEMKWYSTEFHEGHEEYEVADKMLELAQKHNISVRGHNVLWDDQSHQMEWVSKLSLPKLKEAVAKRLKSVVSRYAGKLIHWDVVNENLHFNFFEDKLGKDASGEIFKEVAKLDDKPILFMNEFNTLEQPNDPAPLPTKYLAKLKQIQSYAGKDLKYGIGLESHFDKPNIPYMRGSLDTLAAAKVPIWLTEVDVTKGPKQVEYLEEVMREGFAHPGVKGIVLWAAWHAKGCYVMCLTDNNFKNLPVGDTIDKLLEEWRKVPEKAKTDDKGVFEAELFHGEYNVTVKHKSLKEPVVRTVDLDSKSEATIKA; this comes from the exons atgaagGTTTTCACAAGAAAgctgatcttgttcttgtcgcTTGTGCTCTTTGAAG GATGCTTGGTCAGATCAGAAAAGGTTTCCTATGACTATACAGCAAGCATCGAG TGCGTGAAGGAGCCGGAGAAACCTCTGTACGGTGGCGGCATCATCAGCAGCGCTGAGGCCCCGGCCCATAAGTCGGCCGGCGGCAAGAAGCTCCTGATGGCGAAGACCAAGAGCTCCGCCCCGGTCAAGGGCTCCGTCCTCAAGGTCGAGCTCCAGAAGGACCACCACTACGCCCTCTCCG CTTGGCTGCAGCTTTCCAAGGGCGCCGGCGACATCAGCGCCGTGATCGTGACCCCCGACGGCAAGTTCAACACCGCCGGCGTGATCGCGGCCCAGTCCGGCTGCTGGACCTTGCTCAAGGGTGGCGCGACCTCCTTCGCCGAGGGCAAGGGCGATCTCTTCTTCGAG AGCAACTCAACCGCGGAGATAATGGCGGAAAGCATAGCGCTGCAGGGGTTCTCCTTCGACGAATGGAAGGCTCATCGCGATGAA GATCTAAGACAGGAGCgcaagaagaaggtgaagatCACGGTGGAGTCCGACGGCAGCCCGGTGCCGGATGCGGAGCTGTCTGTGGAGTGGGTGGCGAAGGGTTTCCCTCTCGGGAACGCCATGACCAAGGAGATCCTGGACATGCCCGAGTACGAGGAGTGGTTCACGAAGCGGTTCAAGTGGGCGACGATGGAGAACGAGATGAAGTGGTACAGCACGGAGTTCCACGAGGGGCACGAGGAGTACGAGGTGGCGGACAAGATGCTGGAGCTGGCGCAGAAGCACAACATCTCGGTGCGCGGCCACAACGTGTTGTGGGACGACCAGAGCCACCAGATGGAGTGGGTTAGCAAGCTCAGCCTGCCCAAGCTCAAGGAGGCCGTGGCGAAGCGCCTCAAGAGCGTCGTCTCCCGCTACGCCGGCAAGCTCATCCACTGGGACGTCGTCAATGAGAACCTCCACTTCAACTTCTTCGAAGACAAGCTCGGCAAGGACGCCTCCGGGGAGATCTTCAAGGAGGTCGCCAAGCTCGACGACAAGCCCATCCTGTTCATGAACGAGTTCAACACCCTCGAGCAGCCCAACGACCCGGCGCCGCTGCCGACCAAGTACCTCGCCAAGCTCAAGCAGATCCAGTCCTACGCCGGCAAGGACCTCAAGTACGGCATCGGCTTGGAGAGCCACTTCGACAAGCCCAACATCCCCTACATGAGGGGCTCCCTGGATACGCTTGCGGCCGCCAAAGTCCCCATCTGGCTCACCGAGGTCGACGTCACCAAGGGACCCAAACAGGTGGAGTACCTGGAGGAGGTGATGAGGGAGGGGTTCGCGCACCCGGGGGTGAAGGGCATCGTGCTCTGGGCCGCCTGGCACGCCAAGGGGTGCTACGTGATGTGCCTCACGGACAACAACTTCAAGAACCTCCCCGTCGGCGACACCATCGACAAGCTCCTCGAGGAGTGGAGGAAAGTGCCGGAGAAAGCCAAGACGGACGACAAGGGCGTGTTCGAGGCCGAGCTCTTCCACGGCGAGTACAACGTCACCGTGAAGCACAAGTCGCTCAAGGAGCCCGTCGTGCGGACGGTGGACCTGGACTCCAAGTCGGAGGCCACCATAAAGGCGTAA